The proteins below come from a single Paenarthrobacter ureafaciens genomic window:
- a CDS encoding DUF4192 domain-containing protein gives MNALTIKDPADLLSFIGHTLGFWPTESLVCITLDKDKVGATLRIDLPKQQGLEIHFAQTVAAYLTTDERANGIVFALYTTKTPESGEVRPHRATIAALTGVLAREGITIRDGIYVTDTTYSPYDAVPGNNIAIPLSTTEYSQVNAEFIYRGSTIEPTNQVSLPAATDQREHATAVEHHKETILNGPPAAATQDGHKLWTSMLETKDYPTHHDALKLIAYYQFPHIRDRLMADIPGINEPPEHILFAQTTQAPDWSRIEWAKQLLTHTYTLTAPEHAAPILTTIGYINWWQGRGSKAHQYLQLALDTDPGYRFARLTDHMLGAGIIAGWNTNKNTAYRNRLDMP, from the coding sequence ATGAATGCGCTCACAATCAAGGACCCCGCCGACCTGCTCAGCTTCATCGGCCACACCCTCGGCTTCTGGCCAACAGAAAGCCTCGTCTGCATCACCCTCGACAAAGACAAAGTCGGCGCCACCCTCCGCATCGACCTCCCAAAGCAACAAGGCCTGGAGATCCACTTCGCCCAAACCGTCGCCGCCTACCTCACGACCGACGAACGAGCCAACGGCATCGTTTTTGCCCTCTACACCACCAAAACCCCAGAATCGGGAGAAGTACGGCCGCACCGGGCCACCATCGCCGCCCTCACCGGAGTCCTCGCAAGGGAAGGCATCACCATCCGCGACGGCATTTACGTCACAGACACCACCTACTCCCCCTACGACGCGGTGCCAGGTAACAACATCGCCATACCCCTCAGCACTACCGAGTACTCGCAAGTCAACGCAGAATTCATCTACCGCGGCAGCACCATCGAACCCACCAACCAAGTCAGTCTTCCAGCGGCGACCGACCAGCGAGAGCACGCGACCGCCGTCGAACACCACAAGGAAACCATCCTCAACGGACCACCAGCGGCCGCTACCCAGGACGGCCACAAGCTCTGGACCAGCATGCTGGAGACCAAGGACTACCCCACCCACCACGACGCCCTGAAGCTCATCGCCTACTACCAATTCCCGCACATCCGGGACCGGCTCATGGCAGACATCCCCGGCATCAACGAACCACCCGAACACATCCTCTTCGCCCAAACCACCCAAGCCCCCGACTGGTCACGCATCGAATGGGCCAAACAACTCCTCACCCACACCTACACCCTCACAGCACCAGAACACGCAGCACCCATCCTCACCACCATCGGATACATCAACTGGTGGCAAGGCCGAGGATCAAAAGCCCACCAATACCTCCAACTCGCCCTCGACACCGACCCCGGATACCGCTTCGCACGCCTCACCGACCACATGCTCGGAGCCGGCATCATCGCAGGATGGAACACCAACAAAAACACCGCCTACAGAAACCGGCTCGACATGCCCTGA
- a CDS encoding HNH endonuclease: MANESQRCVYCRQQIIDQHAIHWNIDHIVPKSVVPDYSYFPKNLALCCWGCNQAKGKADPRTRQAVKHASYPSEARHYEAYHPYFDEWEDHFYMDEDSLVIIPRKGSAKAKKTIEMCRLKRLAEIKAQLAMDAKESRAIDTMRELMGKGNQSLILKFIAALDDFSGSKAEFSQLVREMQITGS; this comes from the coding sequence ATGGCCAATGAAAGTCAGCGCTGTGTGTACTGTCGCCAGCAGATCATTGACCAGCATGCGATCCACTGGAACATTGATCATATTGTGCCGAAATCAGTCGTCCCAGATTATTCCTATTTCCCGAAGAACCTAGCTCTTTGTTGTTGGGGTTGTAACCAGGCAAAAGGAAAAGCAGATCCTCGCACTAGACAGGCCGTTAAGCACGCCTCGTATCCCTCTGAGGCGCGACACTATGAGGCATACCACCCCTATTTTGATGAGTGGGAGGATCACTTTTATATGGATGAAGATTCACTTGTAATTATTCCTCGGAAAGGCAGTGCTAAAGCGAAGAAGACGATTGAAATGTGTCGCCTGAAGCGCTTGGCTGAAATTAAGGCTCAACTCGCAATGGATGCGAAAGAGAGTCGCGCCATCGACACAATGCGCGAATTGATGGGTAAGGGGAATCAGAGCTTGATCCTGAAGTTTATTGCAGCCCTAGATGACTTTAGTGGGTCGAAGGCGGAATTTTCGCAGTTGGTTCGGGAAATGCAAATTACGGGTTCTTGA
- a CDS encoding GntR family transcriptional regulator, producing the protein MSTPLHLKIRTGLEAKIQSGELPPGARMPTEAELQAEHGVSRSVAQRVLNDLAQAGLVVRQKRLGTHVAEGARQVNLLRSLDPRIESAGIPGRMVVISGEIMSAGKAEVQVPGLDDDDPVTQLVRVRHDQDDTPIVIEVVAIPFSLAPRLLEEQLESLSVRAHFAKNKVSIARSRMYFDPILLEPRHADLLGIEPGVAVLRRRRMMWQPNGQIAESAAYYLRPDALEFYVEYSEPSH; encoded by the coding sequence ATGAGCACGCCACTTCACTTGAAGATCCGCACCGGCCTCGAAGCGAAGATCCAGTCCGGTGAATTGCCACCAGGGGCAAGGATGCCGACTGAGGCCGAACTGCAGGCCGAGCATGGCGTTAGCCGTTCGGTTGCTCAGCGGGTCTTGAACGATCTCGCTCAAGCGGGGCTGGTCGTGCGTCAGAAGCGGTTGGGCACTCATGTCGCAGAAGGTGCCCGCCAGGTGAACCTGCTTCGCTCATTGGATCCTCGGATCGAGAGCGCGGGTATTCCCGGCCGCATGGTTGTGATCTCCGGCGAGATCATGTCGGCCGGCAAAGCAGAGGTGCAAGTACCCGGCCTCGATGACGATGACCCTGTTACACAGTTGGTCCGTGTCAGGCACGACCAGGACGACACCCCAATCGTCATCGAGGTCGTCGCCATCCCCTTCTCCCTGGCTCCCAGGCTGCTTGAAGAACAGCTCGAAAGCCTGTCAGTCAGGGCACATTTCGCAAAGAACAAAGTGTCAATCGCAAGATCGCGAATGTACTTCGACCCCATCCTCTTGGAACCCCGCCACGCGGACCTGCTCGGCATCGAACCAGGGGTCGCGGTCCTGCGACGCCGTCGCATGATGTGGCAGCCCAACGGTCAAATCGCGGAATCCGCGGCGTATTACCTACGCCCTGACGCCCTCGAGTTCTACGTCGAATACTCCGAACCAAGCCACTAA
- a CDS encoding AAA family ATPase: MAIEQAEFPSRIIAASAAANDKFPNARRYPLPDDYYYYFGLRDATGRASGIAPLLSALQALSAAEAGDARRINAVATVFRLLGYREVLTHRYGWRYLRHLRQGESPSSLYVQGSLGPDARHRIEGLLRHDPDVLEKLDAAVASAKITSSKSLFWEIEADFSKENIGAKSNASREFSDSNLLRRAGLIRLESVILKRLGDGALLDLREASSGQISLATTFLGIAASITDGALVLIDEPEISLHPEWQAAYLGLAQRLFSSYTGCHFLVATHSPSVVAGMSETNANAVSLDLASVGPEVSSNYGGDSVDELLVREFGVYESGNLFLQKELARALDLASVGEISSDAFRHAVEVISPAAIELKDEPFGRLVASLLRAAKHADDSEVGSVSR, translated from the coding sequence GTGGCGATCGAACAGGCGGAATTCCCATCCAGAATTATTGCTGCAAGTGCTGCGGCCAACGATAAGTTCCCAAATGCTCGCCGGTATCCTCTGCCTGATGATTATTACTACTATTTTGGACTAAGAGATGCGACGGGCAGGGCGTCCGGAATCGCGCCCCTTCTATCTGCACTTCAAGCGCTCAGTGCGGCGGAAGCGGGAGACGCGCGGAGAATAAATGCGGTTGCCACTGTATTTAGGCTTCTTGGATACCGGGAAGTGCTGACGCATCGTTACGGTTGGCGGTATTTGAGGCACCTACGTCAGGGTGAATCACCGTCAAGTCTCTACGTGCAAGGTTCGTTAGGGCCTGATGCACGCCATCGAATTGAAGGGCTACTTCGCCACGATCCTGACGTTTTGGAAAAGCTGGATGCTGCGGTTGCGTCAGCGAAGATTACTTCGTCGAAAAGCCTATTCTGGGAGATTGAAGCCGACTTCTCAAAAGAAAACATCGGTGCTAAGTCGAATGCAAGCCGCGAATTTTCAGATTCCAATTTGTTGCGGCGTGCCGGTTTGATTCGTCTCGAGTCAGTTATCTTGAAGAGGCTCGGAGACGGAGCCTTGCTTGATCTCCGCGAAGCTAGTTCAGGGCAAATCTCTCTTGCCACCACATTCTTAGGTATTGCAGCATCGATAACCGATGGCGCACTTGTCTTGATAGATGAGCCGGAGATAAGTCTTCACCCAGAATGGCAAGCGGCCTATCTAGGCCTTGCGCAGCGGCTATTCTCGAGTTATACGGGATGCCACTTCTTGGTTGCTACACATTCCCCCTCCGTCGTTGCGGGCATGTCCGAAACCAACGCGAATGCTGTTTCGTTGGATCTGGCGTCTGTTGGCCCGGAAGTAAGTTCCAACTACGGCGGGGACTCTGTCGACGAATTGCTTGTACGAGAGTTTGGGGTTTATGAGAGCGGCAATCTCTTCTTGCAGAAGGAGTTGGCAAGAGCGCTTGATTTGGCCTCAGTCGGGGAAATATCCAGTGATGCGTTTCGGCATGCAGTTGAGGTGATATCTCCTGCAGCGATTGAGCTTAAGGACGAGCCGTTCGGAAGGCTCGTTGCAAGCCTACTCCGCGCGGCAAAGCATGCCGACGACAGTGAAGTGGGTTCCGTTTCGCGATGA